A window of Komagataeibacter medellinensis NBRC 3288 contains these coding sequences:
- the ubiG gene encoding bifunctional 2-polyprenyl-6-hydroxyphenol methylase/3-demethylubiquinol 3-O-methyltransferase UbiG, with protein MQNHDSPVVSADSVAPEEIAHFSSLAARWWDTAGPMRPLHAMNDLRTGWSMRHLPAPVGADGTRRTLLDIGCGAGLASEAFARAGYDVTGLDASQAAITAGRLHLRQHPLLASAGPLAYRCASAETLVAEGARFDAISALEVIEHVTDPAAFLRMLAELLRPGGVMVVSTMNRTWRSMAMAKIGAEYVLRLLPVGTHDWRKFITPAELGQHAAQAGLRVTDIAGMVPTLGGWRESRDLAVNYIAALVRD; from the coding sequence ATGCAGAATCACGATTCGCCCGTTGTGTCGGCAGATTCGGTCGCTCCGGAAGAGATCGCCCATTTCAGCAGCCTTGCCGCCCGCTGGTGGGATACTGCTGGCCCCATGCGCCCGCTCCATGCCATGAACGACCTGCGTACCGGCTGGAGTATGCGCCACCTGCCCGCTCCCGTGGGCGCGGACGGCACGCGTCGCACCCTGCTCGACATTGGCTGTGGCGCTGGCCTGGCAAGCGAAGCCTTTGCGCGAGCCGGCTATGATGTAACGGGGCTCGACGCGTCCCAGGCCGCGATCACGGCAGGCCGCCTGCACCTGCGCCAGCACCCGCTTCTCGCCTCGGCAGGTCCGCTTGCCTACCGTTGCGCCAGCGCCGAGACCCTGGTGGCCGAAGGGGCGCGCTTTGATGCGATTTCCGCGCTGGAAGTGATTGAGCATGTGACCGACCCCGCAGCCTTCCTGCGCATGCTGGCGGAGTTGCTGCGTCCGGGGGGTGTGATGGTTGTTTCTACCATGAATCGCACATGGCGCTCCATGGCCATGGCCAAGATCGGGGCGGAATATGTGCTGCGCCTGCTGCCGGTCGGCACGCATGACTGGCGCAAGTTCATAACCCCCGCCGAACTGGGGCAGCATGCGGCCCAGGCAGGGCTGCGGGTGACCGATATTGCGGGCATGGTCCCGACCCTGGGCGGCTGGCGTGAGAGCCGGGACCTTGCCGTCAATTACATTGCGGCCCTTGTGCGCGACTAG
- a CDS encoding lactonase family protein, giving the protein MSSTISRRAFAATLAASGVPVLSRRAVAQGASKPRTICYIGGYTQHGPPGGAGNGQGISVFEMNPDTSSLSPLMTYVDIASPSFMTMSADFKHLYALSEISDFNANGEGCVTAFSVNRSSGELTKLNVVRSGGAVPAHLSVHASGKYVLVANYMGGTVGVLPIHADGGLGDPTDVVHNTGPRMPDRAADNPPGNFAISDHSSAHVHMVASDPSGRYVLACDAGLDRVYVWTLDLHTGRLVPAKTPFISMTPGSAPRHFSFNEKGTMIYILGEQDSKVVAASFNPQTGEIVPQQTVSTVTPHFRGSTLAAGILLSPNGKYLYVSNRLGDSLASFHVNDDGTLNLVEEIWMHADYGRAMMFDPSGNFLFCANQRSDSVTSFKVNAQTGVLDFTWNFTPVGSPTTFAFMNTI; this is encoded by the coding sequence ATGAGCAGCACCATCTCCCGCCGCGCCTTTGCCGCAACACTTGCGGCATCTGGCGTGCCCGTCCTGTCCCGGCGCGCCGTAGCCCAGGGCGCGTCCAAGCCCCGCACCATCTGTTATATCGGGGGCTACACCCAGCATGGGCCACCGGGCGGGGCAGGTAACGGACAGGGAATTTCCGTATTCGAGATGAACCCGGATACAAGCAGCCTTTCGCCGCTCATGACCTATGTCGATATTGCCAGCCCGTCGTTCATGACCATGTCGGCCGATTTCAAACACCTTTACGCGCTAAGTGAAATCAGTGACTTCAACGCCAATGGGGAAGGTTGTGTCACGGCGTTTTCCGTCAACCGCTCCAGCGGGGAGTTGACCAAGCTCAATGTCGTGCGCTCCGGCGGGGCGGTGCCCGCGCATCTGAGCGTGCATGCATCGGGCAAATACGTGCTGGTAGCCAACTACATGGGGGGCACGGTGGGTGTGCTGCCCATCCACGCCGATGGCGGCCTGGGCGACCCGACGGACGTGGTGCACAACACCGGACCGCGCATGCCCGACCGCGCGGCGGACAACCCGCCGGGCAACTTCGCCATAAGCGACCATTCCAGCGCGCATGTGCACATGGTGGCGTCCGATCCGTCGGGGCGGTACGTGCTTGCATGTGACGCGGGGCTGGACCGGGTCTATGTCTGGACACTCGACCTGCATACCGGGCGCCTCGTGCCCGCCAAGACCCCGTTCATTTCCATGACACCGGGCTCCGCCCCCCGCCATTTCTCGTTCAACGAGAAGGGCACGATGATCTACATCCTGGGCGAACAGGATTCGAAGGTGGTCGCCGCAAGCTTCAACCCCCAGACAGGCGAGATCGTGCCCCAGCAGACGGTCAGCACGGTTACACCCCATTTCCGTGGCAGCACGCTGGCTGCGGGCATCCTGCTCTCGCCCAACGGCAAATACCTGTATGTCTCGAACCGGCTGGGTGATTCGCTGGCCAGTTTCCATGTGAATGACGATGGCACACTGAACCTGGTGGAAGAAATCTGGATGCATGCCGATTATGGGCGCGCGATGATGTTCGACCCCAGCGGCAACTTCCTGTTCTGCGCCAACCAGCGCAGTGATTCCGTCACCTCGTTCAAGGTGAACGCCCAGACCGGGGTACTGGACTTTACATGGAACTTCACCCCCGTGGGCAGCCCGACCACGTTTGCGTTCATGAACACGATCTGA